One segment of Choloepus didactylus isolate mChoDid1 chromosome 15, mChoDid1.pri, whole genome shotgun sequence DNA contains the following:
- the LCOR gene encoding ligand-dependent corepressor isoform X3 — protein sequence MQRMIQQFAAEYTSKNSSTQDPSQPNSTKNQSLPKASPVTTSPTAATTQNPVLSKLLMADQDSPLDLTVRKSQSEPSEQDGVLDLSTKKSPCAGSTSLSHSPGCSSTQGNGENSTEAVAEDANNQSKSPLEKFMVKLCTHHQKQFIRVLSDLYTEAQPDTEDLRPSDSGAMDASTCSVGCAQLSTKHKEKDVVCLDMKLPTSVDLFIDPSGSHSSLHLTEQTLKELPPETNSVDGRENALTIVQKDSSELSTTKLNSGSSMDGPTLGYRTASNSSSLNFHHISKNLEAQTTGQEKDTNVKIREDSKDHMQSPALVESLIVAKVTAENSEEGNSCIVSQINSFKALSEEAWDSGFMGNSPRTADKENSLQCSSKTPLCQDLEANEQDARPKQENHLHSLGRNKMGYHLHPSDKGQFDHSKDGWLVPNPISTVHKASNGHSRTKMMSASIKTARKSKRASGLRINDYDNQCDVVYISQPITECQFENQRSILSSRKTARKSTRGYFFNGDCCELPTVRTLARSVYSQEKASCSTLTSEAVVTPKQTLTVSASRPTVDVQLPREDNPEESKKEITTPKEGGSDTSSEKDSQEPEACPVISEPNQSSPPRSKEITASSLGWPLPAHLPEEDMPEGSSMVSASTASALSSHDQHQQPVELLDTEEMSVPQDHLLVPSTESISEGGNKDVFRPHPTTVNREEGPLCPENPSPPVGLEPPMSLERAEDDQSISTEVSQELDTNPSLRESSIFTNENPTEAEESEASGDIGKLEGEGSEVKPPSEKDMCDQNIESPEENLDKKKKGKKFPEASDRCLRSQLSDYSSVDKCLRNQISDSSACPEIKVSKNPDAKHSEKEGYPGGIVPEDFPTDNFHTKALEDTENPVVDENPSEKDPEQEAEGDGIITRQTCKNMLTKEVKGEEGEIFTSSDPVTTVGQPLLGERLEICVQSKLDVKNAPIPSESIPCKRDPEQSKEKPGHIPVQDVEKVVNEVGSENTQHKDDDNEAPSSSLGLSSSRSGNAAGPPKLMSRPKRLTSSAYNLRHAHCLDSLDTSKITSEKVAAQANPVPKENEASESGDPSEENDMGTVVDDQPKFMEWCAEEENQELIANFNTRYMKVQKGWIQLEKEVQPTPRTRNRSDKLKEIWKSRKRSRKCRGSLEAQKFSPVQMLFMTSFKLSNVCKWFLETTETRSLVIVKKLNTRLPGDIPPVKHPLQKYSSSSLYPSSLQAERLKKHLKKFPGATPVRNNWKTQKLWAKFRETPDQVEPEDGSDVSLSPNCAEDSIEEVKEDRNSHPSTNLPTPASTRILRKYSNIRGKLRAQQRLLKNEKTESPFGLAMESKPSRKSVCINPLMSPKLALQVGADGFPVKPKSPEGVKGRKGKQMSEILPKAEIQNKRKRTEGSGAQDRSFLSSKDKGLVVKASKEKHFSGSTKTPAAKKPTARDKISQPPKKISLKENKVKIPKKSPGKSCPPSRKEKENTNKRPPQPTASETLTKASKQRGTGESSSRPQKATNRKQNSGKTRSRPLTKSPGNSAAQRKRKLNSELDSSHSKRRRLDAK from the coding sequence TGAGAATTCAACAGAGGCAGTAGCAGAAGATGCTAACAATCAGTCGAAGTCCCCACTGGAGAAGTTTATGGTCAAATTGTGCACTCATCATCAGAAGCAATTCATCCGTGTTCTGAGCGACCTGTACACTGAAGCTCAGCCAGACACCGAGGACCTGCGGCCTTCTGACTCAGGAGCAATGGATGCATCCACTTGCAGTGTTGGTTGTGCCCAGCTAAGCAccaaacataaggaaaaggatGTTGTATGTCTTGATATGAAGCTTCCTACTTCTGTAGATTTGTTCATAGACCCATCGGGCTCTCATAGCTCTCTGCATTTGACAGAACAGACCCTGAAGGAGCTTCCTCCTGAAACAAACTCTGTAGATGGAAGAGAGAATGCCCTGACTATTGTCCAGAAAGATTCTTCTGAACTGTCAACCACTAAATTGAATTCTGGTAGTTCAATGGATGGTCCCACTCTGGGATACCGCACTGCATCTAATTCTTCCTCATTAAACTTCCACCACATCTCTAAAAACTTGGAGGCGCAAACCACTGGACAGGAGAAGGACACAAATGTGAAGATACGTGAGGATAGTAAAGACCATATGCAGAGCCCAGCTTTAGTAGAAAGTCTAATTGTAGCAAAAGTAACAGCTGAGAACAGTGAGGAGGGCAACAGCTGTATTGTTTCTCAAATCAATTCATTCAAAGCTTTATCAGAAGAGGCTTGGGACTCAGGGTTTATGGGAAACTCACCTAGAACTGCTGACAAAGAAAATTCTTTACAATGTAGCTCAAAAACACCTCTGTGCCAGGATTTAGAGGCAAATGAACAAGATGCAAGGCCAAAGCAAGAGAACCATCTTCACTCACTAGGAAGAAATAAGATGGGTTACCATTTACATCCCAGTGATAAGGGCCAGTTTGATCATTCCAAAGATGGTTGGTTAGTCCCCAATCCCATATCAACGGTACACAAAGCATCTAATGGACATTCACGAACCAAGATGATGTCAGCCTCCATTAAGACTGCTCGGAAAAGTAAAAGGGCATCAGGGTTGAGGATAAATGATTATGATAACCAGTGTGATGTCGTTTACATTAGTCAACCAATAACAGAATGCCAGTTTGAGAATCAGAGATCAATATTATCTTCCCGGAAAACAGCCAGAAAGAGTACTCGAGGATACTTTTTCAATGGCGATTGTTGTGAACTTCCAACTGTACGCACACTGGCCAGAAGTGTATACTCCCAGGAAAAAGCAAGCTGCTCAACCCTGACATCAGAGGCAGTAGTTACTCCTAAGCAGACCCTTACAGTTTCAGCCTCTAGACCTACAGTAGACGTACAGCTTCCCAGAGAAGACAACCCTGAAGAATCTAAGAAGGAAATAACCACCCCCAAGGAAGGAGGCAGTGACACTTCATCTGAAAAAGACTCTCAGGAGCCTGAGGCTTGTCCCGTAATTAGTGAACCAAATCAGAGCAGCCCCCCCAGGTCAAAGGAAATCACAGCCTCCAGCCTGGGGTGGCCTCTGCCTGCTCACCTTCCTGAAGAGGACATGCCAGAAGGTAGTTCCATGGTCTCAGCCTCCACAGCAAGTGCGCTGTCTTCCCATGACCAACACCAACAACCAGTTGAACTGCTCGATACGGAGGAGATGAGTGTTCCCCAAGACCATCTCCTTGTTCCCTCTACTGAAAGCATCTCTGAGGGAGGCAATAAAGATGTTTTTAGGCCTCATCCTACAACAGTTAATAGAGAGGAGGGTCCTCTTTGCCCAGAAAATCCAAGTCCCCCAGTAGGCCTGGAGCCTCCCATGAGTCTGGAAAGGGCTGAGGATGACCAAAGTATCAGTACTGAAGTCTCGCAGGAGCTAGATACCAACCCATCACTGAGGGAAAGCAGCATTTTTACTAATGAAAACCCCACTGAGGCTGAGGAAAGTGAGGCATCAGGTGATATAGGAAAATTAGAGGGAGAGGGTAGTGAGGTAAAACCTCCTTCAGAAAAAGATATGTGTGATCAAAACATTGAATCTCCTGAAGAGAATCTGGACAAGAAGAAAAAGGGTAAAAAATTCCCTGAGGCATCAGATAGGTGCCTAAGAAGTCAACTTTCAGATTATTCTTCTGTTGATAAGTGCCTAAGAAATCAAATTTCAGATTCTTCTGCTTGTCCCGAGATCAAGGTTTCTAAAAATCCCGATgcaaaacattctgaaaaagaagggTACCCTGGTGGGATAGTACCTGAGGACTTTCCAACTGATAATTTCCATACAAAAGCTCTGGAGGACACTGAAAACCCAGTAGTCGATGAAAATCCCTCTGAGAAAGATCCTGAGCAGGAAGCTGAAGGAGATGGGATCATCACCAGGCAAACTTGTAAAAACATGCTGACAAAAGAAGTCAAGGGGGAAGAAGGAGAGATTTTTACTAGCAGTGATCCTGTAACTACAGTTGGCCAACCCCTGCTTGGAGAAAGACTGGAAATCTGTGTTCAGTCTAAGTTAGATGTGAAAAATGCTCCTATCCCCTCAGAAAGTATTCCTTGTAAGAGAGACCCAGAACAATCAAAAGAGAAGCCAGGCCATATTCCTgtacaggatgtggagaaagttgTGAATGAGGTAGGTAGTGAAAACACCCAGCATAAAGATGATGATAACGAGGCACCATCTAGCTCACTTGGGTTGTCAAGTAGTAGAAGTGGCAATGCTGCTGGGCCGCCAAAATTGATGTCGAGGCCTAAAAGATTGACTTCTTCAGCCTACAACCTAAGACATGCTCATTGTCTGGACTCCTTGGATACTTCAAAAATTACTTCAGAAAAGGTTGCTGCACAAGCAAACCCAGTCCCGAAAGAAAATGAAGCTTCAGAGAGTGGGGATCCCTCAGAGGAGAATGATATGGGCACGGTAGTAGATGACCAACCAAAGTTTATGGAGTGGTGTGCTGAGGAGGAGAACCAGGAGCTTATTGCCAATTTCAACACTCGCTACATGAAAGTCCAGAAGGGCTGGATCCAGTTGGAGAAGGAAGTACAGCCAACACCAAGAACAAGGAACAGGTCAGATAAActgaaggaaatttggaaaagcCGGAAAAGGTCTCGAAAATGTAGAGGTTCATTGGAAGCTCAAAAGTTTTCTCCTGTTCAGATGCTGTTTATGACAAGCTTTAAACTATctaatgtttgtaaatggttcTTAGAGACAACTGAAACACGGTCTCTTGTAATTGTGAAAAAGCTCAATACTCGTCTTCCAGGAGATATCCCCCCTGTCAAGCATCCTCTTCAGAAATACTCTTCTTCCAGCCTGTATCCCAGTTCACTACAGGCTGAACGCTTGAAAAAACACTTAAAGAAATTTCCTGGAGCTACTCCCGTTAGGAACAATTGGAAAACGCAGAAGCTCTGGGCTAAATTTCGAGAGACTCCTGACCAAGTGGAGCCAGAGGACGGCAGTGATGTCAGCCTAAGCCCAAACTGTGCTGAGGACAGCATAGAGGAAGTCAAGGAAGATAGAAATAGCCATCCTTCCACAAACTTGCCTACTCCTGCCAGTACCCGGATACTTAGAAAATATTCCAATATTCGAGGAAAGCTCAGAGCCCAACAACGTTTGCTGAAGAATGAGAAAACGGAAAGCCCCTTTGGTCTGGCCATGGAAAGTAAACCAAGTCGGAAGAGTGTATGCATCAACCCTCTGATGTCTCCCAAGCTTGCCCTGCAGGTGGGTGCAGATGGGTTTCCTGTTAAGCCCAAGAGTCCTGAGGGagtgaagggaaggaaagggaagcagATGTCCGAAATCTTACCTAAAGCCGAAATTCAGAATAAACGAAAAAGAACAGAAGGCAGCGGCGCTCAGGACAGGTCTTTTCTCTCTAGTAAGGACAAGGGACTGGTGGTGAAAGCCAGCAAAGAAAAGCATTTTAGTGGATCCACCAAAACCCCTGCTGCCAAGAAGCCAACTGCAAGGGACAAAATTAGCCAACCGCCTAAAAAGAtttctttgaaagaaaacaaagtgaaaatcCCTAAAAAGTCCCCTGGGAAGAGCTGCCCTCCctccaggaaagaaaaagagaatacaaaCAAAAGACCTCCCCAGCCTACCGCCTCAGAAACCCTGACTAAAGCTTCCAAGCAAAGGGGGACAGGTGAATCCTCTTCAAGGCCACAGAAAGCCACAAACAGGAAGCAGAACAGTGGCAAGACTCGCTCCAGACCCTTGACAAAAAGCCCAGGAAACAGTGCAGCCCAGAGAAAGCGAAAGCTGAATTCAGAGCTAGACTCTTCCCACAGCAAACGAAGACGGCTAGATGCAAAGTGA